Part of the Virgibacillus natechei genome is shown below.
TATTCATTTTGTGTTGAGCCATCATGACTCGTAGGTTGTTCTTTACTACCATCACTTATCACCTCACAACCTATTATACACATAATGACGTCATTTTTATACCCGTTGTGATAAATTGGAACTTTTTCAATACCTATGGGTTGCATAGGAATACCCATTGATGGTACACTATAAATATGGAAGGTAGGGATTTACATGCGAAAGATAACAATAAATTTATATTCTCTAATGGCTCGAAAGAGAGTTAGAACAGTGTCCGAAGTGGCACAGGAAACCAATATTTCAGGCAAGGCCTTATATAAAATTATAAATGGACAAACTAGACGAATTGATTTCGAAACGATAGCAAAGCTATGTGAGTACTTTAATTGCGAAACTGGAGATCTGATTGTGTTTGAAGACATGCAGGAAGTAGGTTGATCGAATGTCAGGAATCATGAGGGTTGAGAAAAACAAAAACTTT
Proteins encoded:
- a CDS encoding helix-turn-helix domain-containing protein produces the protein MRKITINLYSLMARKRVRTVSEVAQETNISGKALYKIINGQTRRIDFETIAKLCEYFNCETGDLIVFEDMQEVG